The following DNA comes from Odocoileus virginianus isolate 20LAN1187 ecotype Illinois chromosome 26, Ovbor_1.2, whole genome shotgun sequence.
cataagtttttaaattatcagTGATTACTAAAGTTATCAGTAAGACGTGAGAGCTACTTCTTGGAGCATACAATGTTCTCAACCACATTCTAACAGTGTTCATCCCTGACTACATTTTGCCCTTCTCTGAAGTCAGAAGCTATTAATAATACAGGGCATCGCCAGGTGAGTTGCTAAGAAACCCTTAGGAAGAACTGACTGGTCCAGGTGTGGTGAATGGTGGGACAGAGCTGATGACACCATGTTCTCTTGCCCTGCAGTTGCAGCCAGTGATCAAAGCTTTCTTGTGTGGCTCCATCAGTGGGACCTTCTCTACCGTCCTCTTCCAACCCCTGGATCTCCTCAAAACCCGCCTGCAGACCCTCCAACCCTCAGCCCATGGGTAAGGCCTGctgcccacacccccacccccgtttCACTCAGGAACTGGTTTCAGCGACTTCTCTCAGACACGGGAGCATCTCTGCTGTGTTCAGGCAGCTTCCATTCTGTGGGATGATCAAAGAGACACGCAGGCCAGGCCCAGCTTTCCTGCGTTTCGTGTATACTCTTGTGTTTGACATTTCTCTTAATTAAATGGGGTCCTTCGCTCAGCTGCTTCCTGGCATCTGCCTTGCTGACATTTGCATTTTACTGTGCCCGTCTGTAATGTCATGACTGTGCTGCCTGGGGCAAACAGGGGCTGGTTTTCTGGAAATAAGGGAAGTATTGAGTGTCCCTTGTGAGCCCCCTTACTGGGCTCAGCACTGTGGGAAGTGTGTGAAGTGTATGAAAAATGGGTAGTTATCCCATTGCTTGCAGCCTGAATGAACAAAGACTCACGGACCTGCCACGCTGTGAGTGCGTAGGGGCTCAGAGTCACTCCCAGATGCCTAGCAGAGATCCTGAGGTGTTGTAGAAGAGGCCACACAGAGAAGTGTCTGAGCGGGCAGTCAGTGATGCTCCCTGCCTTGCCTCTGTCTCGTCTGCCTTCAGGTCCAGACGCGTTGGGATGTTGGCCCTGCTCCGGAGTGTGGTTCGCACGGAGAGTCTGCTGGGCCTCTGGAAAGGGATGTCTCCCGTAAGCTCCCCTTCTCCTCACCGGCCGATTCTCATCCACCTCCGCATCCTCGCTTTTAAGAGTGCACGAGGGCTGGAGACTGGGCAGGCCTCTGTGGTCTCCCTGCCCGTCGCTCTCCCTGGCTTCCGCTTGAGGGCCCTGGGGGGCATCACCCCCGTGTGCCCCGGGCACGGCTGCTTAGCAGCATCAAGTCCCACAGCAGAGGCAGTGGGCGCCCCGCCCTCAGCAGGCCCCCCCTTCCCCGGTGCCCCCACAGCTGCCTTTCCCTCCCTGGAAGACTTTTTCTGCCTTCAGAAGTCATTTTGCTGGACAAGCCAGGGAATTCATGCCCACCCCAACCTCAAGGCAGCTCGTAAGCAGTGAAAGACGAGACCTGATGTTTCGaagcccccttccctcctcaggTGGCGGGGTACCCGAGGCACATCCACGCTGATTCCCAGAGTTCCCCGGAGGGATTCCATTGCCCATGGTGAAAGCTGATGGGACGGCGTGCCCTTTATTGGCCACCTTCTCTCCCATCTCATGTCCCCACTCTCCCATTGGTGTTCCCTCCACACCTTAAATCAACTCCTCGCATGCAAATCCCgggtcttctttggggaaatacaCCCGTGGTGCTCTGACCCCTTCCCTCCGTCCGACTCTTCCTGCAGTCCATCGTGAGGTGTGTCCCTGGCGTTGGCATCTACTTTGGCACGCTGTACTCTCTGAAGCAGTACTTCCTGCGGGGCCACCCCCCCACCGCCCTGGAGTCAGTCATCCTGGGGGTGGGCTCCCGCTCCGTTGCAGGGGTCTGCATGTCGCCCATCACTGTGATCAAGACACGGTACGAGGTGAGTTGGACAGCCTCGGGGACggggagagggcagagagaggCACTGGACTCTTGGGTCAAGTGGCCACTGCTGCCACCTCCTGATGTGCAGCCCGGCCCAGAGGTCAGGGAGGTCGGAGAAGCGTGGGAACCGGAGCCCCCAGGGCCCCGGCCGAGCAGCCCGAGGACGGCGCGGCGCAGTGCGCAGCCGCAGGGCCACGCGGCAGCCGTGGGCTCTGCGCTTCCTTCGCAGAGCGGGCGGTACGGCTACGAGAGCATCTACGCCGCCTTGAGGAGCATCTATCACAGCGAGGGGTTCCGGGGCCTCTTCAGCGGCCTGACAGCAACACTCCTTCGTGACGCCCCCTTTTCCGGAATCTACCTGATGTTTTACAGCCAGACCAAGAACGTTGTGCTTCACGGTACGGGTAAGGGAAGGTGTGGTGGGAAGAGAGATCCCTCAAGGGGTCACATCCTCACCGCTTTCTCAGAGATAGGAGACTATTTGTTGTTCTGGTAGTATGTAATTCCTgagtcaggggtgggggtggaataaACCTCGTTCTGTGTAGGCCTTGCAGCAATACTTCCCACGTTGGCCTGATATTCAGATTTCTGGGTCCTACCTAAGGAGTTTTAAATCAGAAGCTTTGGGGTGAGGACTGGGGAACTGTATTTTTCAAGAAGCGCTTATGATTCCTAACAGACAAATTTGGGAAAGCTAGTGGGTTCAGAGctggaagaaaaattttattttcacttacctGCTATGCTCTCAGTTAACGATGAGAGCCCTCTGTTTGGATGGAAAGAAGGCTGCCAAACCTCCCACATTCTAGCAGGTCCACCCTACCAGTAAGCTCATGTTGCAAGACTTGGGCAAAATCAACAACCAGTAAATGTCCACCCAGGCGGAGTCACACACTGATAGAAACACATCCTGCAGAGTGAAGCAGCGTTCGGTCAGGTGGCTGTGGATAATCTGAGCACGGAATTACAACCAAGGCCATTTAGTTGGGAAAGCCAGAATGCTGCCCTCATGACCATGTCAGTTGGGGTGCTTTAGGAGATTTGCTGCTTCGCCCCAAGTACCAGGAGTTGTGACATTGCAGATCACAGCCTTACTTTGCAGTAGAAAGTTAAGGCAATAAGGGAGCTTGGATATATGTTTTTAACTTCTTCATtcatcctaattttttttttttaatttggtatttAGAAATCATTCTACACTTAACAAAAAAGTCACAAGAataatacatgtaactccatagcCCTGAATTATTCTCTTTctatatgtataattattttctccaaaCCATTTAAGAGTAAGTTGCAGGCATGATGCAACTCTTTACCCTTAAATACATCACTGTGTATTTCCTGAGAATAAAAGCATTCTTAATGACCATCTTTTATTTAGGAAATTTTACACAGATACAGTTCTTGTATCTGTAGTCCAATCTATAGTCTTtatttctccagttttcccaataatatattttgtggccatttttattttttattttcaagtgtatAAGCCAATTATATTACCTCAGCCTGGGTTTATCTGATGATTCCTTGCAACTAGATTCATTCTTACTCTACCTTTTCAGCAAGAGAAGCATGTAACAGGTTGTGTCTTCGTTGTGTGATGTCGGGAAGCTCATGTCACTTTTTGACCCGCTGTGGGTGATATTAACTCTTTATCACATGGATAAAAAGAATGTCTCCAGTGAACTCAGttgtttttttgtaatttctaagTATCTCTGCAGGGCGGTATTTCGAATCTGTGTAAAACGTCCTGTTATTTCATCCGTATATTTTAGCGTCAGTCAGTTACTCTTGCCTGAATCAATTATCATGCTGATGGTTATAAAAAGGTGAACTTTTAGTTCCATTTTTCTGTTTACATTGATTAGTTTAGATTTTGAATTCCTAGCTTTTGTTTGAATATCCAGACCCTTCTGGCTTTCAGAGAGAATTAGTGGCAACTTGGCACTGATATTTATCTGATAGATATGAGATTTATTTATAACTGAAGGTTACCTTTGCCCTCTTTCAGACCAGTTGGATGCAGTCCTTGTTCCCGTTGTGAATTTCAGCTGTGGAATATTTGCTGGGATTCTGGCCTCCCTGGTAACTCAACCTGCAGATGTGATCAAAACTCACATGCAGCTCTCCCCAATGAAATTTCGGTGGATTGGCCAGGCAGTTACGCTGATTTTCAAAGTAAGGCTTTAGGGAATTCCCCAGTAGTCCTGTtattaggactccgtgcttttactgcaggggacatgggttcgatccctggtcagtgaactaagatctaCCATGCCTtctggcacaaccaaaaaaaaaaaaatagtgaggcTTTAGAATACATATTGGTTCGTATTGTGGTTaaagctctctttctctctaaggCAGTAGCTCTGTCCTTTACATggtagaatcacctggggagcttttaaaaatccccATTCCCAGAGCATAACCTGAGCTCATCGTATTAGAGTCTCTGGAAGACATGAAACCCTGGCATCAGTATTTTAAGTTCCCTAGTGATTCCAATGTGTTGCCAAGGTTGGGAATCACTGCTAAAAACTATGGTTGTGGggggtctttttgttttttgggttttgtttgtttagggAGGGGACCTAACATTAGGACAACCTGTGATATTTGTTAAATGTGCATATTGTTGGGCTCTACCCCAGACCTCCTGAGTCAGTAGTTCTGGGAGGACTCATTAACCTAATCaaggacctgctgctgctgctaagtcgcttcagtcatgtccgactctatgtgaccccatagacgtcagcccaccaggctcctccatccctgggattctccagacaagaatactggagtgggttaccgttttcttctccaatgtatgcatgcatgctaagttgcttcagttgtgtccaactctgtgcgaccccatggacagaagcccaccaggctccactgtccacaggattctccaggcaagaatactggaggaggttgccatttccttctctgaatcaAGGACCTAGGAGGAAATGTAGTCAGAAAAAGACCACAGGCACCTTGTTTTGTCTCTAGGAGTTTATGCTAATACAAATGCACAGatgtattgaaaataaaaaggtcGGTGTCAAATACGCTAAAATGCTATTTCAAAGCCACTGAGTTGGCCCTTTGGGAACTTGTTCTTTTATCAGATATTCTCTTTCAAGGTAAATCTGTCACTTAGATCTTTAGATGTTTCTGTACTTCTCAGTTTTTCCTCATAGCAGAGGAAAGATGTTAGCATCTGCCAGCACTTATCTGTCTTATCCTAGATAGAAGCAGATGTTTGAGAATCTGATTATATTTCTCACACTGCTTAGGTTGCTTGCTTTCTTATTCATGATACCTAAAACCATGAAGTTTGAAAATAGAATCTCCATATCTCTTCCATGTGAAAATGGAAGGGATGATAACAGTAGGAAAGAACAATCCAGATGCTGAGGTGTTTTGTCTTTAATTCTTATTTAGGGCCACCAAGAACATGtagtgagtttaaaaaaaaataaaaagagttccCTCTAGGCAGACTGAGTGCCAAGAAGTGCTTTTTCCTTCAGCCTGGAGTTGGGGCCCAGGGCTTGGCAGAGAGCCTTTGGTCTGGATTTCAGCTGCTGCTTGGGGCCTCTGGCTTCTGTGTGCCGTACAAGTTGCACACTACATAGCGTAAGCCTCTAGAAGATTTTCATCTGAGAAATAAAGTGCCCTGGATAGAGCACGCCTAAAACAGATACAGCTTAGCAACAAagccaaacaaattttttttttttttttagttcatccCTTTGGACCCAGTATTCACAGTTTTAACGATATTTGTAAAAATCTATAAAGTAAGACTTAAAAATGGAGTAACGCAGAGGGACACCCTCTCTCTCATAGCAGGTGTGTCATTGTACTGCTGCTTTAATTCCAGCTTTTGGGCTTCCATTTTCCCTTCTAGGACCATGGGCTGCGTGGCTTCTTCCAAGGCAGTGTTCCCCGGGCCCTCCGCAGAACCCTGATGGCAGCCATGGCATGGACAGTCTATGAAGAGATGATGGCCAAGATGGGCCTGAAGTCCTGACCCAGCGGGGACCGGGCAAAGATGGGATCTGTTGTCCTGCTTGGATTCTGCCAAGGGCCGCTTCATCTCACCACGCTGGAGTCGGATGAAGTCCtagcaggagagcctggcagacaCATTGCCTTTAGTTACTCAGTTCAAGAAGAGAATAGGTGGGCCCAACTCAAATAGGTGGGTCCGACTTAAGCCTTCTGAACCTCCCAGAAGAGGAGTCGCTGATAGAGCACGGTGGGGAGTCAGGAAAAGGGTCTGCATACCCTACAAGGCCATGTGAAAAGGCATTTCCAGAGAGAGTGCCGTCGGCGGTCCTGCTCAGCCACCCACTACACCACGCCGCCTGCTTGGATCTGCTCTTGGGAAAGAAATTGCAACCCCAGAGATGCTGTGAGCTCTCCATTGTGTCTGAGGAGTTCTAGCAGCGAGACTGGATCTGCCAAGCAAGGAGTCACACTCACCAGGCTGAAGTCTCCCTCTGAGGTGATGTTaggatgaagaagaaaagatgtCATGACTTAACTGATTCCTTGTTAATTTCTAAGAGGCGCcaggaagcagggaagggaaTTAGTTTCGTAGCCTCTAAGTGTCCAAGTAATATTTTTTGGTTTCGGCCCCTGCATGGTTTCAACTTCAAGTTGATCTGGCATTTTTCTGCAGCTAAAGTTGGGATAAATAAAGTGAAGCATTTTATCACTGGAAAACCTCAAGTGCCATGACTCCATCCTACAGTAACAAAATAAGGTGGCTAACACTTGATCTGTATAGGTCCGCAAgcttaaaattgtttaaaatagctttattttatatgttatatgaTCCGTCCATTCCAAATACACAATTCTATGATTTTTGTAAGTAACTTTATTGTCTACTGCAGCCCATCAGCATAAATCAGTTTTAGAACACATTCACACCTCCAGTAAGAGCTCTTATTTACAATGAACCCTCCTTCCAAGCCCAGGcagccactgatctgctttctgtctataaatttgccttttctctGCACTTCCTATAAGAGGACTAATACAGTGTAGTCTCCCATGTAGTCTTTCATATGTAGTctcttgtgtctgacttttttcagttAGAATAACATTTTGGAAGTTCATCTATGATGTGCATCTTcaatactttattcctttttatggccaaataatctATTGTGTGCCTattctatttatccattcatcagttgatgaatattTGCATTGTGAACACTTTTTGGCACTTAGAAATAACGCTACTATGAACATTCCTGTATGAATCatttgtgtggatatatattttcattttcctcgTGTACATGCCTCGGAGTGGTGTTACCGGTGGTATTATTCTTACGGTTTCTGGTGGTTGCTGGCAATTCTTGGCTttcatcactccaatctctgtctTCACAATGCTTTCTCCCCCATGTATCTCTCTGTCCAGATTTCCGAGTTTAAGTTTATACTTTACATTCTAAGGTTAGAATGCCCTATGTACAGTTATACTATGTGGAGGAGTGTGGGAGAGGAAAAGTAGGATCCTAGTCTAGTGGTACCTAAGCCACTAGTGATTGGTGCCCTGTGTGTATGAGGCTGTGTGCTGGGGGAAGCGGGGAGCACTTAGGGGTGGCAGTTGTGTACTTGGGGCAGGAATGCAAGGCAGGCAGCTTAACACAGATAACGGATGGGGCGCCTGCTGCCTAAGGACTTACTTAGCCTCTGAGGCAAGATGTTCAGGTTTTTAGGCCTCTTCAGTCTCCCTTGACCGACCCTCATCTTGGGCTCTGGGAGCCTAGAGCCAGTGAGGGCCCTGCCAGGGACTTGGGAGGGGAGGAGCAGAGATGAGGCCGAGGGGTGCAGGCTTTATCCAGTACATATTTGCTCATCTTATACACAGCTGATGAATTTCAGTTACCAGAGTCCCCTTCCCCActcctcattttttcttttggggaCATATCATCTTAAAATTTGGAGAAATCATCTCATTTTCTCTAAACGTGGGGTAAAACTGAAGTTTGCCTTTACGAAATCTGACTCCAGGAGTGAAGGCCCCTGGGATCTGCATATCCCAGGCTCCAAGAAATTTTTTCCTCTCCCACTGTCTCCCACAAGTATTGACGTTCAGGCAGGAAGTGGGCAGTGAGCTTCAGCTGACTTTGGAAACACTGCCCAGTTCCccccacctccttttttttttaatgaaaaaaaaattgatttgttCTTAACTGCCCCAGAGTTAAAGCAAATTATTTTGGGGCGGGGGCTTTGTGGGAGTAAACAGTCATCTGGCAGCTAGAGATAAGGCCTAGTAAGGCAGGAAGCAAAAAGGACTGAAGCCAAGCTTTCAAGCTGCATTATACTGTTTCCAAGAGTATATTATGAAATAGCTCAATCAAAACAGAGTAAATGGTACACTGCCCATCACTCAGCATCACTCAAATGGAACAATCACCAGAATTGACTCACTACTGCTcggctctcccctctccccactacCTCCTTTATTCTGCAGTGAAGCTTTTAAAAGCAGATCCCAGACTTAGACCATTTCACCCTTCCACATTTCAATATGCATCTCTAAAAATCAAGGacatttttcttctgtaagtACCATGTTATTACTCCACCAAAAAAAGCAGttaacagtttttgtttttgcttatcaTCCGGTACTCAGCCCATATTCACAGTTTCTCTGATGGCCTCCGAAATGATTGTTTACAGTTGGTTTAATTGAGTCACGATTCAGGTAAGTCCTGAGATTCTTTCACCAACTGTTTGAAAGGGTAAGTAATTTTGAGGCAGACCATGGTTTAACTGAGTCATCACTTCCTGAGAGCCCTATCAAGTCAGGGAACAGAGGAATAGGAGGAAGAGGGGGGTTGCAAAGCTGCGAAGTGCTCCTTTCACACCCCTCAGGCTGAACAGTGCATTTCCGACATCTTATTGCCTTCAAATTACTAGTTTTTGTCACCAGGTCCTCTAAAAAACTAGTTTTTGCCACCAAGTCCTCTAAAAGAGCTGGCTCGATCCCATAATGCCTATGTGTCTTTTCAGTTTCCAAGTTTTCCCCTGCTCCTTGGGGACTGGCTTAGATAGCTGACAGACGCTTTAAGATCGGTGGTTCTTAAATTTGGCTGCAGgttggaatcacctgggaagctttaaaaaCCACTAGTACCTGGGTCGGTCACCCAGAGGGTCTAGTGTAATCAGGCTAGGTTGTGGCCTGGGCATGAGTAGTGGGCCTGGCGATTCTAACGCACTGCCAAGGCCTTGCAGGAGCCTTGCAGGGCGGGCACCACTCAGCTTTCCCAACCCAGGCTCCAAGGGTTAAGCCGCAGACGAGCTCTTGTGGGCGGAGCGAGGCCTCTAGGGTGCGGGGCGGGGCTCCGGGTCGGGGGCGGGGCCCGGGCCTAAGCGGGGAAGGCGGGAGCTTCCAGGCCGCCCTGGTCCCGCTCGCTGGGCTTAGCTGGGCGAGCGGAAACGCCTCCACTTTTCAAAACAAAGAGGAGAAGCGGGAGGCGTGTGTGGCGCGCAGGGCTCAGATAGGTCTCTTCTGCCCGGGCGCTTCAGCATCGCTGGGGGACAATGGAGGGGAGCCTGGGAAGCGGCCGGCGCTCGAGGTCAGACGGTCAGCCGGCGCCTGCGAAGATCTCGCCGGCCACAGAGGAGCTGCAGAGCCgcttgcaggagaccctggactTGCTATCCTCGCAGGAGCTGCGCAGCTTCCGCGACCACCTTAAGAAAGTGGAGCCGCGCGCGAGCCAGGTGAAGCTGGAGCTGGAGGGCCACAGCTCGTCGGGGCTGGCCGGGCTTCTTGCCAAGCTCTATCCGCCGGCCGCCGCCAAGCGCGTCCTTGTCCAGGTGCTGGAGCTGCTGCCCCGCGCAGACCTGCTGCCGCGCTGGCAGAGCGCCCCCACCGATTGCCCTGGTGAGTGCGCGGGGATTCCCGGAGGAGGGGGTGCTCGGGGCCGCGGGGTTTGGCCCCTGCCGCCCGGGGATTCCCGGattggggcaggggcgggggtggggtggataCTGACCTAGGGAGGGGTAGACTGGCGGGGGGAGGGCCCTAGGTGAGGGCCGGGTTTGGCCCCGGAGCCCAGGTGAGCGGCGGGGGACCGAGTATCAGTGAGGGGCGATGGGGGAGGCGGAGCAAGAAGGACGAGGGCCTCGAGGGACGGAGAGAACCCGCGCGGAGGGTGGGAGCCCGGGAGTCGGCGGGAAGAAGAGAGATCGTTCGTTCCCAGGCACGGAATCCAAGTGACCAGTCCAAAGCAGCCATCAGGGTTTACCATTCTGGGACGGGCTGAGAAATCCAGATTGACTCAGCAAGACTAAGGTGCATTTTTAGCAGTTACCTCCGAGTGGTTATGATGGAGAAGGTTTTTAGATGGTGCAATGGAAAACTCAATGTTGGAATACACCGTTAGAACATTTGCCATAAATCTGGGAAGATGTGGTTTAGGAGCAAGAAACGTAACAAGCTGGGGGAGGTTAGGGTTTCCCCtggtaaatttaatttaaaggtatgtgtgtataatatacGAGGCAGTTTGTGTACACGTGTGtagagagacagaaggagagagtgagaaagaggagaaagagaaagcgcTTATATTGGGCGTGTTGAGGTAGACACCAAAATATACTATAGCTGGTGTCTGTTCTCCCATGCTTCTGATCTGATTGAGTTTGAAGTATGTTGCTTTGCTGACATTTGAATTTGTAATGGGTGACCACCGTAAACCACCACAAAACATGGCCTGTAGTTAGAATACTGGCCCTGGGAAGCCTTCGGTTCTCCCTTGACTGCGTCTGCACGGCACTTACACTGTCCGTCCCTGCTGAGCTGTTATCATGCTTTAGACTGTGAATCTCTTGCAGTTGGTAAAGTGggttattttttggtttttcagaACCAACCAAACTACACAGTATCATGACTACACACTGTAGATGCCCCCAAAATACGTGAATGCTAAGTTTGTTTAATTAAAACATCAAATAgggtctttaacttcatttgtcTCTTTATTGAAGTCTTGGTCTCCTTTTCTGGAGGTTCATATTCAGTAATGTTCATTGGTCTTTATCCTTTTCATCTCTGGCCTGCCTCTCCCTGGCCCCTGAACCTGACTGAGGCCTAAAGGAGTTCTGTTAAGTTTCCATTCTCATGAGTTTGGGAGAGGGTTTTCATGATCCCGGAAGCCTGTTCTGAAATGAGATTGAAGCCTGCTGGGCCCCAAAACGAAAGTCAACTGTTTTTCTTGGGAGTTGCTTTCTGTTAACAGGAACGACTACCGATcataattaaaaagagaaaagtgggggaaaaaaatgctcttttctgttttgtcttttcaCGAAAATTCATTCAGTGATTCCACGAAAGATTCCAAAGAGAAGCTACGACTGTGTGGATGGTGAATTGGTAAGTATCTGGATTTTTATTCTAACGCTACACGTTAGtcggcttccctgctggctcagtggtaaagaatcgtctgcaatgcagaagatggaaaagacgtgggttagatccttgagtggggaagataccctggagtacgaaatggcaacccactccagtattcttgcctggagaatccccatggacagcggagtctgacaggctacagttcatggggttgcagagagttggactaCTTAGTGCATGCTCACACTTTAGTCAGTTCAGATAGTATTTAGATACCATTTGAATGGTTTTTGTGCTGCTTCTGCTGGGCTGAAAATGAACATCTGTGTGGTTGTCTCAAGTGGTCAGATCTTTCTGCTTTCTGttataaatagaaaaagcaaaatattagcCAGTTAAAACCACTTTGCATGCATTAACCAAATTAGGTAAGTATGGTtagtatctccattttacaaatcagGGCACCGCAGGTTGTATGGCCTTGCACAACTACATAAATTGCTGGCTTCTgactcttttctgtttgttttattatgaacatttaaaacataagctaaagtagaagagaaaaatgaatcccCATACTCCAGTGCCACCTTCCTAGAGCCCTACTTCAACAATTAGCAATGTAGCCAGTCTTGTTTCATCTGCTCCCTCGACCTTGTTATTTTAAAGCAGCCCTCTCCCACACCCAGATATCTTATCACTTTCATACATACAATACTTGAGTATGTATTTAGCAAGCCTAGAAACAAATTCCTTAGTCTCGGTAGAGATGCAGTTAGCCTACAGATGTCCTTGGCTGGTTCCAGTGTCTTGTACAGTTGGATTGTTTGAGTTCGGCTCTGATTCAAACACAAATACATTTGAAGGTCTTTTAACACTCTTAATTTATGATACCTTTCCCTCTAACCTCTTCTGTTGTTTGTTGCCAAAGCCTGGTTATTTGTCCTGTAGAATGTCCCACCTTCTGGATTTCCATAACTGCATTTTCCTTACACCGTGTAGTTATGTCATTTACCATTTGCCACTTTCCTTAAACGGGTAGTTATGGCTATGTATAGGAATTTAGAGATGAGATTGGCCTGTTGGTCCAAGTTTGACAAAGGTATTTGAAAGAATTATAAAGGAAGTCATGACAAGAGGAAATCAGTGTTAAACTCGTTTCACATATGAGGCACATTTGGATTCAGTTTGGTTTTAACATTGTTTCTTGGCTTTCCTTGCAAACAGGACCATTATGACCTACGTGGCAGGCGGGAGGCCTTCCTCATGTGTGTGAAGAAGAACAGGCCAGGAGCTCACCAGGATGTCCAACTGATGAAGGATTGGCTTAACGAGTGCAAGTTCGAACAGACGTTGTGCATCGATCCTGACAAAATGGTatcaagttaaaaacaaaagtgaaaatttgTAGCttgggcctttcctggtggtccagtggttaagactctgtgcttccactacagggggcttgggtttgatccctggtcagagaactaagatcccacatgtcctgtgacatggcaaaaaaaaaaaaggaaaaatagtagcTTGGatattataattttcctttcttctttaaaaaaattgagttttattACCTGGTTAGAACCAGGGCCTGCTGAGTGATGGACCTGAATGTCCTGATGAAATTCTAACCAAGCTTCCCTAATGGATACAGGAGCTTTtgtcatgttcagttcagttcagttgctcagttgtgtccgactcttcgtgacccaatggactgcagcacgccaggcttccttgtccatcaccagctcccgaggcctgctcaaactcatgtccattgagtcagtgataccactgaaccatctcattctctgttgttctCTTGTCCTCTCGGCTTCCACCTtcaccagcatcagggccttttccaatgagttggctctttgtaaaaggtggccaaagtattggagtttcagcttcagcatcagtccttacaatgaatattcaagattgatttcctttaggattgactggtttgatctccttgcagtccaagggactca
Coding sequences within:
- the SLC25A38 gene encoding mitochondrial glycine transporter isoform X1, producing MIQKSRPALLQPQDVGDRVETLMLQPVIKAFLCGSISGTFSTVLFQPLDLLKTRLQTLQPSAHGSRRVGMLALLRSVVRTESLLGLWKGMSPSIVRCVPGVGIYFGTLYSLKQYFLRGHPPTALESVILGVGSRSVAGVCMSPITVIKTRYESGRYGYESIYAALRSIYHSEGFRGLFSGLTATLLRDAPFSGIYLMFYSQTKNVVLHGTDQLDAVLVPVVNFSCGIFAGILASLVTQPADVIKTHMQLSPMKFRWIGQAVTLIFKDHGLRGFFQGSVPRALRRTLMAAMAWTVYEEMMAKMGLKS
- the SLC25A38 gene encoding mitochondrial glycine transporter isoform X3 produces the protein MIQKSRPALLQPQDVGDRVETLMLQPVIKAFLCGSISGTFSTVLFQPLDLLKTRLQTLQPSAHGSRRVGMLALLRSVVRTESLLGLWKGMSPSIVRCVPGVGIYFGTLYSLKQYFLRGHPPTALESVILGVGSRSVAGVCMSPITVIKTRYESGRYGYESIYAALRSIYHSEGFRGLFSGLTATLLRDAPFSGIYLMFYSQTKNVVLHGPWAAWLLPRQCSPGPPQNPDGSHGMDSL
- the SLC25A38 gene encoding mitochondrial glycine transporter isoform X2, which translates into the protein MIQKSRPALLQPQDVGDRVETLMLQPVIKAFLCGSISGTFSTVLFQPLDLLKTRLQTLQPSAHGSRRVGMLALLRSVVRTESLLGLWKGMSPSIVRCVPGVGIYFGTLYSLKQYFLRGHPPTALESVILGVGSRSVAGVCMSPITVIKTRYESGRYGYESIYAALRSIYHSEGFRGLFSGLTATLLRDAPFSGIYLMFYSQTKNVVLHDQLDAVLVPVVNFSCGIFAGILASLVTQPADVIKTHMQLSPMKFRWIGQAVTLIFKDHGLRGFFQGSVPRALRRTLMAAMAWTVYEEMMAKMGLKS